The following proteins come from a genomic window of Blastocatellia bacterium:
- the recJ gene encoding single-stranded-DNA-specific exonuclease RecJ yields MQHKRWRVREADQAATHRLRQELGVSPILSHLLCHRRLSDPEAAYRFLHPRIEHLHDPYLMTDMRKAVTRIMRAIHQREKIIVYGDYDVDGTTSIIILRKVLEWLGANVSYHVPQRLVDGYGMKDEAIEQAYAAGAKLIISADCGIRAYDVVERARQLGVDVIITDHHLPETRLPRGVAVLNPRRPDCGYPDKELAGVGVALKLVHALLKEAGRESALESFIKVAAIGTIADMVPLTGENRIIAKVGLEGLRRPQNDGLKALLDVSGIQLDRPIGYDDIAFRVGPRINAMGRMGKANPVVELFWAGTAEEAQMRARELNQQNAARQQAERQVLNEAHQMIQADPSLVAGSVIVLAGHGWHRGVTGIAAAKIVEKFYRPTIVISLDNGLGHGSGRSIRAFHLLNGLDQCADLFVQYGGHSHAAGLTIREDQVGALASRLNRYAASVLTQDDLIPELDIEHILTIPEVTLNLWQDISQLEPFGHGNPKPILAVRHAHIAGEPRIVKDKHLKFRLMQHGRDIEVIWWNGVEADVELTGRELVSVAFTVDAHYYQGSVGLHLVAKDLKVRSH; encoded by the coding sequence ATGCAACACAAGCGGTGGCGAGTGCGGGAAGCAGATCAGGCAGCCACGCATCGGTTAAGACAAGAGCTGGGCGTGTCGCCGATACTATCGCATCTGCTATGTCACCGCCGGCTGAGCGATCCTGAAGCTGCATATCGGTTCCTTCATCCGCGCATTGAACATCTGCACGACCCCTATCTGATGACCGATATGCGAAAAGCTGTCACCCGAATCATGCGCGCCATTCACCAACGCGAGAAGATCATCGTCTACGGCGATTACGACGTGGACGGCACAACCAGCATCATCATCTTGCGAAAAGTTCTGGAATGGCTCGGCGCCAACGTCTCGTATCACGTGCCACAGCGATTGGTGGATGGCTACGGCATGAAAGATGAAGCGATTGAGCAAGCATACGCGGCTGGCGCAAAACTGATCATCAGCGCTGATTGTGGGATTCGAGCCTATGATGTGGTCGAGCGCGCCCGCCAACTCGGCGTGGACGTCATTATTACCGACCATCATCTGCCGGAAACCCGCTTGCCCCGCGGCGTGGCCGTTTTGAATCCACGGCGGCCCGATTGCGGCTACCCGGACAAAGAGCTTGCCGGCGTCGGCGTTGCCCTCAAGCTGGTGCATGCGCTGCTGAAAGAAGCGGGGCGTGAATCGGCGCTGGAATCGTTCATCAAGGTCGCAGCCATCGGCACGATTGCCGACATGGTCCCGCTGACGGGTGAGAATCGTATCATTGCCAAAGTCGGATTGGAGGGACTGCGTCGGCCTCAAAACGATGGCCTGAAGGCGCTGCTGGATGTATCGGGTATTCAACTTGACCGACCGATAGGATACGATGACATCGCGTTTCGCGTCGGCCCACGTATCAACGCGATGGGGCGCATGGGGAAGGCGAATCCGGTGGTTGAGTTGTTTTGGGCCGGGACAGCAGAGGAGGCGCAGATGAGAGCCCGCGAGCTGAATCAACAAAACGCGGCTCGGCAACAAGCGGAACGGCAGGTGTTGAATGAAGCGCACCAGATGATTCAGGCCGATCCAAGTCTGGTCGCCGGTTCGGTGATCGTTTTGGCCGGGCACGGGTGGCATCGCGGCGTCACCGGCATTGCGGCGGCGAAAATTGTAGAGAAATTCTATCGTCCGACGATTGTCATCTCGTTGGATAATGGCCTTGGTCATGGTTCCGGTCGAAGCATTCGCGCTTTTCACTTGCTCAACGGCCTGGATCAATGCGCTGACCTGTTTGTGCAGTATGGCGGTCATTCACATGCCGCCGGCTTAACGATCCGCGAAGATCAGGTCGGTGCGTTGGCGTCACGGCTGAACCGCTATGCTGCCTCGGTGCTGACCCAAGACGATCTGATCCCTGAACTGGACATCGAACACATATTGACCATCCCTGAGGTGACATTGAATCTCTGGCAGGACATCTCGCAATTAGAACCCTTCGGGCATGGCAATCCGAAGCCGATCTTGGCCGTGCGCCACGCGCATATAGCTGGCGAGCCACGCATCGTCAAAGACAAGCACCTGAAGTTCCGCCTCATGCAACATGGGCGAGACATTGAGGTCATCTGGTGGAACGGCGTCGAAGCGGACGTAGAGTTGACGGGCCGAGAACTGGTCTCAGTCGCCTTCACCGTGGACGCCCATTACTATCAGGGTTCGGTCGGCCTACACCTTGTGGCCAAAGACCTCAAAGTGAGGAGTCACTAA
- the lptC gene encoding LPS export ABC transporter periplasmic protein LptC, with the protein MNLHRAHRWPQLVRVVAAVIFLSTVVAIFISYRNRSTTNPRAGDAFPKLSKRLVSVAENVEHRRERGAETTLFLKAARDEVYDDGHHELTDVVAELYDETGKPRGSLRAGFCIYDPTQTLVIFQNRVSVTAWDMLSLETERLTYEQKTGLILSDQPVQFRYPHWRGQVVGIEVRTQPGQEQIIFKQHVRVEIDSSTGSTNQIIRLQSDSAYATKADASVHLLGNVSLTQSTQSLRADRMVAVFNHERQLQHVEAQGRCVMTFQSESRISEVRASSMKFLFDAQQRLHQATATGGAVATVTDAREVRQVRAFHIEATFVPSSGGAVHVARVVGDRGRVDVQVTPVKGAPSEPRQERARLSLSSSEQKRLVADRIELLYQPGGRELDRATASGQVELVLEPLAASRAAERKTIRAGRMEIAFYQDGNLAETLNAQDVQVEFEPLKPTSARAKRTTKSKQLVGQIDRATQDLTSLTQSGDFHFVEGDRQAKADTATYDAATHIISLRGGEPVIWDSRARTRAEHIQIDVQAGTSVAQGRVTTTYYNQEATERATPFQQQQSPVFIAADRVEVNHENHFAVYTGKARAWQEEAYVTAQRLELYGRERMMVAVGQVKSGFYRAPAGHQTGQARSFVPVFVSAGRMTYQDSNRLVRYESQVQLQHADRRMMADQLSVFLKPELNEIERVVADGHVVVTEPQRQAFGDQAVYTAADERVVIIGRPARIEDDRYEAAQRGSRLTYLMGDDKVVLGDHEGSQRVKSMRKIQ; encoded by the coding sequence ATGAACCTTCATCGCGCTCACAGATGGCCTCAACTGGTCAGGGTGGTTGCTGCCGTTATCTTCCTCAGCACGGTGGTCGCCATCTTCATTTCCTATCGAAACCGCTCAACCACGAACCCTCGCGCCGGCGATGCATTCCCCAAGCTGAGTAAACGGCTGGTCTCCGTTGCCGAAAATGTCGAACACCGACGAGAGCGGGGCGCAGAGACGACCTTGTTTCTCAAAGCCGCGCGCGACGAAGTATATGACGACGGCCACCATGAATTAACAGATGTGGTGGCTGAACTCTATGATGAGACAGGGAAGCCACGTGGGTCGCTGCGAGCTGGCTTCTGTATTTACGATCCAACACAAACGCTCGTCATCTTTCAGAACCGCGTCTCGGTGACAGCATGGGACATGTTGTCATTGGAGACTGAACGGCTGACGTATGAACAGAAAACCGGCTTGATTCTGAGCGATCAACCAGTGCAATTCCGTTATCCTCATTGGCGCGGCCAGGTGGTCGGCATCGAAGTGCGGACACAGCCCGGACAGGAGCAGATCATCTTCAAACAGCACGTCCGCGTCGAGATTGACTCATCCACCGGCTCGACCAACCAAATCATTCGCCTACAGAGCGACTCGGCGTATGCCACAAAGGCGGATGCCAGCGTGCACCTGCTCGGTAATGTGAGTTTGACACAGTCCACACAATCACTGCGCGCTGACCGGATGGTAGCCGTGTTTAATCACGAACGGCAGTTGCAACACGTCGAGGCGCAGGGACGTTGCGTCATGACATTTCAATCCGAGTCGCGTATCAGTGAGGTGCGAGCCAGTAGCATGAAGTTTCTATTCGACGCTCAGCAACGATTGCACCAGGCGACGGCAACAGGTGGAGCGGTGGCCACGGTCACCGATGCTCGAGAGGTGCGGCAGGTGCGCGCCTTTCACATTGAGGCGACATTTGTGCCATCCTCCGGCGGAGCCGTGCATGTGGCGCGAGTCGTCGGTGATCGGGGACGAGTGGACGTGCAGGTGACGCCAGTCAAAGGCGCTCCGAGTGAACCACGTCAAGAAAGAGCTCGACTGAGTCTGTCCAGCTCGGAACAGAAGCGGCTCGTGGCGGATCGAATCGAGCTGTTGTATCAACCAGGCGGTCGAGAGCTAGACCGTGCCACGGCTTCCGGCCAAGTCGAACTGGTGTTAGAGCCACTGGCCGCGAGCCGCGCCGCTGAACGCAAAACGATTCGCGCCGGACGAATGGAGATCGCGTTTTACCAGGATGGTAATCTGGCCGAGACGCTTAATGCCCAAGATGTACAGGTGGAATTCGAGCCGTTGAAACCCACGTCGGCGCGAGCCAAGCGCACAACCAAGAGCAAACAACTAGTCGGACAGATTGATCGCGCGACGCAAGACCTGACCAGCTTGACGCAATCAGGTGATTTCCATTTCGTTGAAGGTGACCGGCAAGCGAAAGCCGATACAGCCACGTACGATGCAGCTACTCACATCATCAGTCTGCGTGGTGGCGAGCCGGTGATCTGGGATAGCCGCGCGCGCACACGCGCCGAGCACATCCAGATTGACGTGCAAGCGGGCACGAGTGTCGCACAGGGTCGCGTGACAACGACCTACTACAACCAAGAGGCCACCGAGCGAGCAACTCCATTTCAACAGCAACAATCGCCCGTGTTCATTGCAGCGGATCGCGTCGAGGTCAATCACGAGAATCACTTTGCTGTGTACACTGGCAAGGCGCGTGCGTGGCAAGAGGAAGCCTATGTGACAGCCCAGCGCCTTGAATTGTACGGTCGAGAACGCATGATGGTGGCGGTCGGTCAGGTGAAATCGGGCTTTTATCGCGCTCCCGCGGGTCACCAAACAGGCCAAGCTAGATCGTTCGTTCCAGTGTTCGTCAGTGCCGGGCGGATGACTTATCAAGATAGCAATCGGTTGGTGCGCTATGAGAGTCAGGTGCAGTTGCAGCACGCTGACCGGCGCATGATGGCCGATCAGCTCAGTGTGTTCCTCAAGCCTGAGCTGAACGAGATCGAACGCGTTGTCGCTGACGGGCACGTCGTGGTGACCGAACCACAGCGGCAAGCATTCGGCGATCAGGCTGTCTATACGGCAGCCGACGAGCGCGTGGTCATCATTGGCCGACCAGCGCGCATTGAAGACGACCGCTACGAAGCCGCGCAGAGGGGCTCTCGATTGACTTATCTAATGGGCGATGATAAAGTAGTGCTCGGAGATCATGAAGGATCACAACGGGTTAAATCAATGCGGAAAATCCAGTAA
- the lptB gene encoding LPS export ABC transporter ATP-binding protein encodes MPDWVDPAIVTETLRAVGLKKSYKKRCVVNNVSLHVRPGEVVGLLGPNGAGKTTTFYMILGLVDPDEGDIFLKGKCITKLPIYMRARQGVTYLPQEPSIFRKMTVEDNLLTILETLNLSKQERYQRLEALLDDLGIRHVRKTMGYALSGGERRRTEIARALVIEPQFMLLDEPFAGIDPLAVLDLQTIIRDLKARGIGVLITDHNVRETLAITDRAYIINEGKIFRSGTPQELTDDPMVRRVYLGEGFRL; translated from the coding sequence ATGCCTGATTGGGTTGATCCGGCCATTGTCACTGAAACACTGCGAGCTGTCGGCTTGAAAAAATCCTATAAGAAACGCTGCGTCGTCAACAATGTCTCGCTACATGTGCGACCGGGTGAGGTTGTCGGCCTGCTGGGTCCTAACGGCGCAGGCAAAACAACAACGTTCTACATGATCCTCGGCTTGGTTGATCCCGATGAGGGTGACATCTTCCTTAAAGGAAAGTGCATTACCAAGCTCCCCATTTACATGCGAGCGCGCCAGGGAGTGACCTATTTACCTCAAGAGCCGTCCATCTTCCGCAAGATGACCGTCGAGGATAATCTTCTGACGATCCTGGAAACGTTGAATCTAAGCAAACAGGAACGCTACCAACGACTGGAAGCGTTGTTAGATGATCTGGGCATTCGCCATGTGAGAAAAACGATGGGGTATGCCCTGTCTGGCGGCGAACGCCGACGCACGGAAATCGCCCGCGCGTTGGTGATTGAGCCGCAGTTTATGTTGCTTGATGAACCATTCGCCGGAATTGATCCGCTGGCTGTGCTGGACCTGCAAACTATTATTCGTGATCTGAAGGCGCGCGGCATCGGCGTGTTGATCACCGATCACAATGTGCGCGAAACCTTGGCAATTACCGACCGCGCCTACATCATCAACGAGGGGAAAATTTTCCGTTCAGGCACGCCCCAAGAATTGACGGATGATCCAATGGTTCGACGAGTCTATCTAGGAGAAGGATTCAGGTTGTAG
- the rpoN gene encoding RNA polymerase factor sigma-54 produces MPSVKLHTTLSQRLILTPQLKQRIDMLAMTKVELLDAINQELQENPVLEEVTEPVTDGQQLLAKTDQEEFSIHPRETELEKVEPVTPEPTANGDPFDQIDYGSFFQDYLDPGPRTTQSEVAEDEPSLIEKLTPGKTSLYDHLTWQLRLIGLSDEMLSIAEAIVGNLNEDGYLEATLEEIAAMGPWPVEQVEAALKVVQHLDPPGVGARDLRECLLIQLREHGWENDLAATLVAEHLEELQPRRLPELAKKLGLPLDVVEAEMDKIHQLDPRPGRNYAATPPQYITPEVSIVKIGDEYRLIFNDDEVPRLRINPTYRRMLEGNDVSKEVRDFVRERFRGALELLKNIEHRKRAIYRVCEAIVRRQRDFLDFGPEYLKPMLLKDIAEELNLSLSTISRVVNNKYVETPQGVMELRRFFTEGLTRDDGREISTRVIKLRIKELIEREDPRNPLTDDDIVNILGRNGIRLSRRTVTKYRKLMGIESSRDRRAP; encoded by the coding sequence ATGCCTTCGGTCAAACTCCACACTACGCTGTCTCAACGGCTGATCCTTACGCCTCAGCTCAAGCAGCGGATTGATATGCTGGCGATGACCAAGGTGGAGTTGCTCGATGCGATAAATCAAGAGCTGCAAGAGAATCCGGTCCTGGAAGAAGTGACCGAACCGGTGACCGACGGCCAACAGTTGCTGGCCAAGACAGATCAAGAAGAATTCTCCATCCATCCGCGAGAAACCGAGCTGGAGAAGGTGGAGCCGGTGACCCCGGAACCAACGGCCAACGGTGACCCGTTCGATCAAATTGATTATGGATCGTTCTTCCAAGATTATCTTGATCCGGGCCCGCGAACCACACAGAGCGAAGTCGCAGAGGACGAACCCTCTCTGATCGAAAAACTCACACCGGGCAAAACAAGCCTGTATGATCATCTCACCTGGCAGTTGCGACTGATCGGTTTGTCAGACGAGATGCTGAGTATCGCTGAAGCGATCGTCGGGAATCTGAATGAGGACGGATACTTGGAGGCAACCCTCGAGGAAATTGCTGCCATGGGCCCGTGGCCGGTGGAGCAGGTTGAGGCTGCGCTGAAGGTCGTCCAACATCTGGACCCGCCGGGGGTCGGCGCGCGTGATCTGCGCGAATGCCTCTTGATCCAATTGAGAGAGCACGGATGGGAAAACGATCTGGCTGCAACGTTGGTGGCTGAGCACCTGGAAGAATTACAACCGCGCCGATTACCTGAGCTGGCCAAGAAGTTGGGATTGCCACTGGATGTCGTCGAGGCCGAGATGGACAAAATCCATCAGCTCGATCCACGGCCGGGCCGGAATTACGCGGCGACGCCACCACAATACATTACGCCAGAAGTGAGCATCGTCAAGATTGGCGACGAGTACCGCCTCATCTTCAATGATGATGAAGTGCCACGACTGCGCATCAATCCGACCTATCGGCGCATGTTGGAAGGCAATGACGTCTCAAAGGAAGTCCGCGACTTTGTGCGCGAGCGATTTCGCGGCGCATTGGAATTGTTGAAAAATATCGAGCATCGGAAACGAGCGATCTACCGCGTATGTGAGGCGATCGTCCGGCGGCAACGAGACTTTCTCGATTTCGGGCCGGAGTACCTCAAGCCGATGCTGCTCAAAGATATTGCTGAGGAGTTGAATTTGTCGCTGTCCACGATCAGTCGAGTGGTCAATAACAAATACGTCGAGACCCCGCAAGGAGTGATGGAGCTGCGTCGGTTCTTCACCGAAGGGTTGACGCGAGATGACGGCCGAGAAATCTCGACACGCGTCATTAAGCTGCGCATCAAAGAACTGATCGAGCGCGAGGACCCGCGCAATCCGCTGACTGACGATGATATTGTGAACATTCTCGGCCGCAATGGCATTCGGCTCTCACGCCGAACTGTGACGAAATACCGCAAGCTGATGGGCATCGAGAGTTCACGAGACCGACGGGCTCCCTAG
- the raiA gene encoding ribosome-associated translation inhibitor RaiA, which produces MLLELTGRNVEITPRIEKRINKHLSKLDKLFHDDSASAHVIITAEKHTHRTEIILTWRDHRLTGVAETTDLDTSVSQAIDKINRQALKQKEKFAARRRTARKAPRMIPALEETTAPEPRIIRARLNSFKPLTVEEAALHLSETGDHFLVFRDAERDAVSVLYKRKDGHYGLIES; this is translated from the coding sequence ATGTTACTAGAGTTGACCGGACGGAATGTTGAAATCACCCCGCGCATTGAAAAACGTATCAACAAGCACTTATCGAAACTTGATAAATTGTTTCATGATGACTCGGCCAGCGCTCATGTGATCATCACCGCCGAAAAACATACTCACCGGACGGAGATCATCCTGACGTGGCGCGACCACCGGCTGACGGGCGTGGCTGAAACCACTGACTTGGATACGTCCGTCAGTCAAGCGATTGATAAGATCAACCGCCAAGCCCTCAAACAAAAAGAGAAATTCGCTGCCCGCCGACGCACAGCCCGCAAAGCGCCTCGGATGATCCCAGCCCTGGAAGAGACAACCGCGCCGGAGCCACGAATCATTCGGGCACGGCTCAATTCATTCAAACCACTGACCGTTGAAGAAGCCGCCCTCCACCTGTCTGAGACGGGCGATCATTTTTTGGTCTTCCGCGATGCCGAGCGAGACGCCGTGTCGGTGCTGTACAAACGCAAAGACGGACACTATGGGTTAATCGAGTCCTAG
- the rapZ gene encoding RNase adapter RapZ, which translates to MASPHIVIITGLSGSGKTSAVKAFEDLGYFCVDNLPIQLIPTFVQLCDRSDETLSRAVIVVDIREKEFLPEFPHIYETLKKRNIHLTVLFFEANDETIRRRFSETRRPHPLSQQKKHLAQSIAAERALLAPLRALADMVVDTSDRNVHALRQYLIEQFSGNGRRLEMHILIVSFGYKHGLPPNMDLLFDVRFLPNPHFVPELRPLTGKHPQVAAYMNQSPETQETLRRLQELLEFLLPHYRREGRSYLTIGIGCTGGRHRSVMVAEALRRFLRRKGYKVKVQHRDWKKFDMY; encoded by the coding sequence ATGGCCTCTCCGCACATTGTGATTATTACCGGGCTGAGCGGTTCGGGAAAAACCTCAGCCGTCAAAGCCTTTGAAGACCTCGGCTACTTCTGCGTTGACAACTTGCCGATCCAACTCATTCCGACATTCGTTCAGTTGTGTGACCGCTCCGATGAAACATTGAGCCGCGCCGTCATTGTGGTTGATATTCGGGAGAAAGAGTTCCTGCCTGAATTTCCCCATATCTATGAAACGCTAAAAAAACGCAACATTCATCTGACCGTCCTGTTCTTTGAGGCCAATGATGAAACGATTCGTCGTCGCTTTTCAGAAACACGCCGGCCTCATCCGTTAAGCCAACAGAAGAAGCATCTGGCACAATCCATTGCCGCTGAGCGCGCTCTGCTGGCGCCTTTACGCGCGCTCGCCGATATGGTCGTGGATACCTCCGATCGGAATGTGCATGCCTTGCGTCAATACCTGATTGAACAATTCAGTGGCAACGGACGCCGCCTAGAGATGCATATTCTGATCGTGAGTTTTGGCTATAAGCACGGGCTGCCACCAAACATGGATTTGTTATTCGATGTGCGATTCTTACCCAATCCTCATTTCGTGCCCGAACTGCGCCCTCTGACCGGCAAGCATCCGCAGGTGGCGGCATACATGAATCAGTCGCCTGAGACTCAGGAGACGCTGCGCCGATTGCAAGAGCTGCTGGAGTTCTTGCTGCCTCATTACCGACGTGAAGGACGCAGTTATCTCACCATTGGCATCGGATGTACCGGCGGGCGGCACCGCTCGGTGATGGTGGCCGAAGCGCTGCGCCGATTTTTGCGACGAAAAGGATACAAGGTGAAAGTTCAACATCGCGACTGGAAAAAATTCGACATGTATTGA
- a CDS encoding PTS sugar transporter subunit IIA: MIGGVLVTHGQLARELVHAAETIVGEVQQITAVSIGWHDDVETARQAIKAAIDQVNSGSGVLVLTDVLGGTPTNIAASFMGIEPIEIVTGVNLPMVIRLASQRGDEDLMTLAQQVRDQGKQDIYLASEILTPKA; the protein is encoded by the coding sequence TTGATCGGTGGAGTTTTAGTAACACATGGACAATTAGCCAGAGAATTGGTTCACGCAGCCGAGACAATCGTTGGCGAAGTGCAACAGATCACTGCCGTTTCCATCGGCTGGCATGATGATGTGGAAACGGCTCGCCAAGCGATCAAAGCGGCGATTGATCAGGTTAATTCAGGCAGTGGCGTCCTGGTGCTAACCGACGTGCTGGGCGGAACGCCGACCAATATCGCGGCTAGCTTTATGGGGATTGAACCAATCGAGATCGTGACCGGCGTCAACCTGCCGATGGTCATTCGATTGGCTAGCCAACGCGGGGACGAAGACCTGATGACCTTAGCTCAGCAGGTGCGGGATCAGGGAAAACAGGACATTTACCTGGCCAGCGAAATTCTCACTCCGAAAGCATGA
- a CDS encoding HPr family phosphocarrier protein, whose translation MRQQTITVRNRLGLHARVAAKIVRVSNQFKSDVRLQRLDNGRAGDAKSIFGILLLAATQGTQLILTTSGEDEAEALKELANFIERQFDDTDA comes from the coding sequence ATGCGACAACAAACGATCACCGTTCGGAATCGTCTCGGACTGCACGCGCGCGTGGCTGCCAAGATCGTCCGCGTGAGCAATCAGTTCAAGAGTGACGTGCGATTGCAGCGACTGGATAACGGACGCGCCGGAGACGCCAAGAGCATCTTCGGCATTCTCTTGTTGGCGGCGACGCAAGGCACGCAGCTCATCCTGACAACATCGGGCGAGGATGAAGCGGAAGCTTTGAAGGAACTGGCAAACTTCATTGAACGTCAATTCGATGACACCGACGCATGA